The following proteins come from a genomic window of Pseudomonas sp. J452:
- a CDS encoding flavin-containing monooxygenase translates to MNIKDQPFDVVVIGAGQAGLASGWHLKQQGLNFLILDEQSQPGGNWRNYYDSLELFSPAAYSALPGMPFPGAPNHYPARDEVVRYLEQYADLFQLPILHGVQVTRVDQEDEGFQITAANGQRFWARAVVVASGAFSRPYIPSIPGLENFSGTRLHSADYRNAEAFSGQRIVVIGAANSAVQIAYDLAKVATVTLATREAIRFAPQRILGADFHTWLKWTGLEKTRWLNDQSTPVLDDGTYRKALKAGYFNQAAMFTQVTSTGVVWADGQHEAVDSMVFATGFRPNLPFLEGLPVVDERGHVTQRYGRAVHVPGLYFVGLPKQRNFASATLRGVGPDAGHILPHLLRHLHNSDAVRTPVAQN, encoded by the coding sequence ATGAACATAAAAGACCAACCTTTTGATGTCGTTGTCATCGGTGCTGGCCAAGCAGGGTTGGCCAGCGGCTGGCACCTGAAACAGCAGGGGCTCAACTTCCTAATTCTCGACGAGCAATCGCAACCTGGCGGGAACTGGCGTAACTACTACGACAGCCTCGAACTGTTCTCGCCGGCAGCCTACTCCGCTCTACCGGGGATGCCGTTCCCCGGAGCACCAAACCACTACCCCGCTCGTGATGAAGTGGTGCGTTACCTGGAGCAGTACGCCGACCTCTTCCAACTACCTATCCTCCACGGCGTTCAGGTCACGCGGGTAGATCAGGAAGATGAAGGGTTCCAAATAACTGCCGCCAACGGGCAACGCTTTTGGGCGAGAGCGGTGGTAGTGGCATCGGGAGCCTTTAGTCGCCCCTACATACCAAGCATTCCTGGGCTCGAAAACTTCAGCGGCACTCGACTTCACAGTGCCGACTATCGAAATGCAGAGGCTTTCAGCGGGCAACGCATCGTCGTAATTGGCGCGGCGAACTCCGCTGTACAGATTGCTTACGACTTAGCCAAAGTGGCCACCGTTACGTTGGCCACACGAGAGGCGATTCGGTTCGCGCCACAACGGATACTGGGGGCAGATTTTCATACCTGGCTGAAATGGACTGGCCTGGAGAAAACCCGCTGGCTGAACGATCAAAGCACACCTGTACTGGACGACGGCACCTACAGAAAGGCTCTGAAAGCCGGGTATTTCAACCAAGCTGCAATGTTCACTCAGGTAACTTCAACAGGTGTTGTTTGGGCCGATGGGCAGCATGAAGCCGTCGATAGCATGGTGTTCGCCACCGGTTTTCGTCCGAACCTACCATTCCTCGAAGGCCTGCCAGTGGTCGACGAACGAGGCCATGTGACGCAACGTTACGGACGAGCCGTGCACGTCCCCGGCTTGTACTTTGTAGGCCTGCCTAAGCAACGTAACTTTGCCTCTGCGACCCTCAGGGGCGTAGGGCCAGATGCCGGACACATACTCCCGCACCTGCTTCGCCACCTGCACAACTCGGATGCAGTGCGCACACCCGTAGCGCAAAACTGA
- a CDS encoding helix-turn-helix transcriptional regulator encodes MTTPPTRTQAIEAAIESLDGAFFKALCEPPRVAVLKRVMQLGRADVTEIAAELPQERSVVSRHLQVLLEAGIVRASKVGRQMFYEVDGPAIIHRLENILLHTKSIAPLCCPGRQD; translated from the coding sequence ATGACTACACCACCGACCCGAACCCAGGCCATCGAGGCCGCCATCGAATCACTTGATGGTGCATTCTTCAAAGCCCTGTGCGAGCCGCCACGAGTCGCCGTGTTGAAACGCGTTATGCAATTAGGCCGAGCAGATGTCACCGAGATTGCGGCTGAGCTGCCTCAGGAGCGCTCGGTAGTCTCCCGTCATCTTCAGGTACTGCTTGAAGCCGGGATCGTTCGTGCCTCGAAGGTTGGACGGCAGATGTTCTACGAGGTGGATGGCCCAGCCATTATCCATCGTCTGGAAAATATCCTCCTCCACACAAAAAGCATCGCTCCGCTCTGCTGCCCAGGCAGACAGGACTGA